The following coding sequences lie in one Cupriavidus taiwanensis LMG 19424 genomic window:
- a CDS encoding MFS transporter encodes MEPSTGVIARLGIAQTLAWGSTYYLPAMLATPMATDLGVSTSTVFAAFGAALIVSAVIGSYAGRMIDRSGGRSVLVATSIVFALGLTGLGFAQGAMGLFVAWLVLGVGMGAGLYEAAFATLVVLYGNRSRGAITGITLIAGLASTVGWPLSTFMEAHIGWRGACLAWAGLHLTLGLLLNASTPQRLVSEDAKQDKVVPAKRDPSSVAERDKQRFASYALAFVFAATWFISTAMAAHLPRLLQAGGATVATAVMVGALIGPAQVGARILEFGLLRKIHPLLSARIAAALHPIGALAFGLVGAPAAALFGVLHGAGNGILTIAKGTLPLVIFGPSGYGHRQGVLMVPARVAQALAPWLFGICLDAFDAKALWLSSALGVGAIVVLMAIQQVEQSVAKVV; translated from the coding sequence ATGGAGCCGAGCACCGGCGTGATTGCGAGGCTGGGAATCGCCCAGACACTCGCGTGGGGATCCACCTACTACCTGCCGGCCATGCTGGCGACGCCAATGGCGACGGATCTCGGCGTCTCCACCTCGACGGTGTTTGCAGCATTTGGCGCCGCGCTTATCGTGTCGGCAGTAATTGGATCGTATGCAGGCAGAATGATCGATCGGTCGGGCGGCCGCTCTGTGCTGGTTGCCACCAGCATTGTGTTTGCGCTCGGCCTGACTGGGCTCGGCTTCGCACAGGGCGCAATGGGCCTTTTTGTTGCCTGGCTGGTCCTGGGTGTGGGGATGGGCGCAGGGCTATATGAAGCCGCATTCGCCACGCTTGTGGTCCTATACGGCAACCGCTCTCGGGGCGCCATCACCGGTATTACGCTGATTGCAGGCCTTGCCAGTACGGTCGGTTGGCCCTTGTCGACCTTCATGGAAGCCCACATCGGATGGCGCGGGGCATGTCTTGCGTGGGCGGGATTACACCTGACACTCGGCTTGTTGCTGAATGCCAGCACGCCGCAGAGACTTGTCTCCGAAGATGCGAAGCAAGATAAGGTTGTGCCGGCGAAGCGCGATCCTTCAAGCGTGGCAGAGCGCGACAAGCAGCGGTTCGCTTCGTATGCGTTGGCTTTCGTGTTCGCGGCGACCTGGTTCATCAGCACCGCGATGGCTGCACACTTGCCACGCCTCCTGCAGGCCGGGGGCGCGACTGTGGCAACGGCCGTGATGGTCGGTGCCTTGATCGGTCCTGCGCAGGTCGGGGCAAGAATCCTTGAGTTCGGGCTTCTGAGAAAGATCCATCCCTTGCTCTCCGCGCGCATAGCGGCAGCATTACACCCTATCGGTGCGTTGGCCTTTGGACTCGTAGGCGCACCCGCGGCCGCATTGTTCGGCGTATTGCATGGCGCTGGCAACGGTATCCTGACCATCGCTAAAGGAACACTGCCTTTGGTCATCTTCGGACCCAGCGGCTACGGGCACCGCCAAGGTGTATTGATGGTCCCCGCGCGCGTCGCCCAGGCATTGGCGCCATGGCTGTTCGGCATTTGCCTTGATGCGTTCGACGCCAAGGCACTTTGGCTGTCGTCGGCACTCGGTGTAGGAGCCATCGTCGTTCTCATGGCAATTCAGCAAGTGGAGCAGTCCGTCGCCAAAGTGGTTTGA